TTCTTTGCCCGGAGTATTCCCTTTTCCAGGGGTTCGGGGAATTTTTCTTCAGATATCATTCCCTGCACTCCCTTTATCTCATCCAATTTCCGCACCCCTGCATTCTTATAGGCCTTCCTGAGGAGGTTAGCCACGTTAATCCTCTTTTTTCCCGAACTGGTGGGGACAGTACGAGCCCCGCATACTGGACAGATAGCTTGCATTGACCCCACACCACACTCAGGGTTGGTACATTTACATCTTGCTATATCAACAGTGATACTACCTTTTTTAGCCGCTTCCACAATATTCCTCCGGTTCCCACCATTGGTTCCTATGGGGAACAGGGCATGGGGTGCGGGTTTCATCATTCGTTCTTTGGTTTTTTCAGGTCGCCCTACACGCCCACCTAGATATGTGGGTGCTTTGGCCATTATTTCCACCGGAGAAACCTGATTTAAAGCTTCCAGGGTTGATATATCATCTTCAGTGTTGAGTGGTTGGTTTATTGTGTTGAGAAGGGCATAGGCATCGCCCTGTGCCAGAACAATTTTACCTTCACGTATCCGGTGGGGAACTCCCAAGGATTCCAGTATCCTCTTTTCCGGACCAATATTCACTTTCAAGTCCTCTTCAATGTTGATATCATCAATATCATGGTTAAGCCAGGATCGGAGTGTGTTAAGATCTTTTCTGGTCACATCATGATAGAAATATGTGTAGTCAGGGTGAAGTGGAATCTGATACTGTTTTGAAAGGTCGAATGCCCCACGAGCAGTTATTCTTTCCTGAAGATACTGGTTCAGTTCTTCTTCCTGCCCATCATTATAGTTAGCTGATTTTTGCAGCAGCTGTATCCACCATTCCTCGCACCAGCCCGCAGGGAGCAGTTGGTGGTTGTTTCTGAGGAATTCTCCGAAGGCTACTAACATGTCCCCCAGATAGATTATTTCCACTACCTGTGACCTTATTTTGCGAGCCTCCTCCACAGAGTCCACATTTACCACATCACCGTTTCTGAGTTTCACAATTGGCCCATCAATACTATCACAGGGAACTACACAGTTTCCCTTACCCGGTCTCTCGATTTTCATCTGGGTTCCGACAGCTAGAAACTCAAGGATCTCCATGGTAGCCGGGTGTACACCCATGGCTGCCAGTCCTGTGTTTCTGGAACGCCCATACCTTAAACGAAAGCCCCCTTTGGTTTGAGGATAAGCTAAAACTGGACGACCACCAATGATATCCCGCATGTATTTATCATCCACTTTGGGGGTCTCTCCCTTGGATTCTTCATCAGTTCCATCATTGTTATCTGATTTTTTGGTTTTAGAAAGATCTCCCAGCCAATCCCAGCCTTCTATCTTCAACATTTTAGCATATTTCAATACTTTGGGGGCTTTCTGGATAACACCCTCTACCAGTGCCAGGAGGGCTCCTCCCCGAAGATGGTTTGTTTCCACCCGTTCCAGATCCCGGTGGGATACTTCGACTTGATCCGTAGGTTCACCAGTGACTTCAACTGGTATGTGCTTTGCTGCGGATCGGACTTCATCAGGGGAGGGGGAGTACTGCAGGTTAGTCACTTCAGACTCGTAAAGCTCAGCTTCCTCAACATAACGCTCTATTTCCCTATCAGTAGGTTTATAAATATCTAAATCCATACTAAGCCTAATATAATCCGCAATTAATACTGCAAGTGCTGATGCAGTTCCACCTGCACTTCTTATTGGTCCTGTGAAGTATATGGCCAGATACCAGCTCTGGTCAAAGTTCCTTTTGATGGCCACCCTGTCTATTCCTTCCAGTGGTGCAGCTACCACCCCCTCGGTAAGAATTGATAAGGCTGTACGCACCGCCTGGTCAGCAGCCTCCTCTTTAATTTTGTACTGGTCTTTGTTCCCTGGATCGGCCTTCATAACCTCATCCGAGGTGACTATCTCCCGGGCCACCTCAAATGCAACTTCCTCACGGGACATTTCCTCTTCAAGTTCTTTTATGTGCTTTGCTATCCCCGGTGGGCCCACCAGTCCTTCCACACGTTCGGCCAGGTTCTTGGCCAGAGGTATCTCTGGTTCAGTTTCAATATCATGACCCTTCTTACGGGCCTCTATGGCCACTTCATAGGCCTGTGCAGTGCCCTCTTCCAATGTTTCAAAGTATCCCATACTAATTCCCTGACTTTTTTATATTCAAAATACTAAACACAAACAAATTAACCAATAATAATCCTACTAAATTGTGTTAAAATCCTGTTTACTTCTAAAAAAACGATTAAAGCCCTATTGAATCTGAGATTATTTAAACTCTAATAATTCTTATTAGTCTGAAGAGAATTTATACTTTTTCAATCCACTGATCTTAAGATGTTACCGATACCACCACTACAAATATAAAGTGGTAAGGGATAACATAAAAATGAATAAAATATCTACAAAATAAGATAACTGAACATAATTTTCATGATCAATTTATGGTGATTTAATTGGCAAAGAAAGAGAAAAAATACCTCCCACCCAGTGGGGCGGGTCTGGTAAGGTACTTTGAAGAGGAAACTAAAGGTCCCAAACTCAGTCCAGAACAGGTTATAATCATGACTGTTATTCTGGCTGTTTTCTGCATAGCTCTCCGGTTTTCATATACCTAGATACCAATATTTTTTTTATAAACTTCCCTCGAATTAGTTTAGGAGGAGTTATAAAAATTCAGGTAAATTTGAAGAATATTTAAATGAGTGACCTGGTTCTCAAAAAAAATATTCAAATGAAATATTCAAATGTATTAAATAAATTTTTTTAAACAGAATCAGATTCTAATATTTTTTTAATGATTTAATAAGATTTTAAGGAGTTTTTAACATGGCTATCCACCCAATTGAATTTCGTTATGGAACCCCGGAAATGAAAAAAGTCTGGGAAGCAGAGAATAAACTTCAAAAAATGCTGGAAGTTGAAGCGGCTCTTGCCGAAGCTGAAGCCCAGATGGGCTTGGTTCCTGAAGAGGCTGCCCAGGAAATACGAAGCAAGGCGAGCACCCAGTACGTTACCAATGAAAGAGTGGCTGAAATTGAAAAAGAAACTAACCACGACATTGCATCCATTGTAAAAGCCCTCGCTGAAGTATGTGAAGGAGATGCCGGAGAATATGTCCATTTCGGTGCAACTTCCAATGACATCATCGACAGTTCACAATCTCTCCTATTAAGGGATTCCATTGAGATTATACAGGAAAAGATCACTCGCCTGGCAAAAATCGTGCTCAAACTAGCTGATGAACATAAGAAAACAGTTTGTATCGGGAGAACCCATGGGCAACACGCCCTTCCCACCACCTACGGGATGAAATTCGCCCTCTGGGCTGATGAACTCCACCGCCAGTATGAACGGCTGGAAGAATGTAAAGAAAGACTCTGTGTGGGAATGATGACCGGAGCCGTGGGTACCACCGCTGCACTGGGTGAAGATGGATTGGAAATACACTTGAAAGTATCAGAGATACTGGGACTTCCTGCAGCACTGATATCCAACCAGGTGGTGCAGAGGGATAACCATGCCGAATACTTGATGGCCCTGGCCAATTTAGCCAGTACCCTGGATAAAATTGCCCTGGAAATCCGTAACTTGCAGCGTACAGAGATCAAAGAGTTAGGGGAGAGTTTCGACCCGGAAAAACAGGTAGGCTCCAGCACCATGCCCCACAAAATGAACCCCATCACTGCAGAAAGAATTTGTGGTGTTTCAAGAGTTATTAAGGCATATCCAGCCCCTGCTCTACAGAATAATGCTTTGTGGCATGAAAGGGATTTGACCAACTCCTCATCCGAACGGATCATGCTCCCGGAGGCATCCATCCTCACGGATTACATACTGAATTTGACCGTCCGGTTAATGGAAAAACTTGTTTTCTACCCTGAAAACATTGAAAGGAACCTTAACCATACTGGTGGGCTTATAATGGCCGAAAGGTTCATGGCTGAACTAACTCGTAAAGGCATGGGTAGGCAAAGTGCTTATGCAGTTGTAAGAAAGTGCGCCCTAGAGGCTAACAAACAGGGAATTAGTTTAAAAGACGTTGTACTCCAACAGGAAGAGATAAAGGACTATTTAAGCCTAGAAGAAGTGGATAAAATCATGGACCCCCACACCTATCTGGGATCTTCAGTGCAGATCGTAGAGAATGTACTGGAAAAATCAAGCCAATGGTTTTAATTTTTTTAAATAAAACCAGGTTTCAGATTTTTTTTAAAAATTTCCCTTTTTTATTATATTTTTGATAATTTGCTGCTTTTTTAAACACCCCTGAAAAGGAAAAATTAATATATTACTAACAACAAACAATATTGTTAATAATTATAAAGGGAGGTGAAAAAATGGTCGATATCAAAGAGATAAAAAAGATTAGAGCAGCACCATTCACATTGATGACATCTTCGATACATGCAATTTTAGCCTTTATCGCAGCAATTCTTCTAATACTGTTCTTCGGAACTATTGCAGCTTTAATACCAGGCATGGGACTATTCGCTAGTTTCATCACATTATTGGGATTGTCCATAATTATTCTATGGCCACTAACCTCGTTCTTCCTCAATATCGTATACACATTTATTCTGGCATTACTTTACAATGTACTTGCCGCCAGAGTAGGTGGTATTAAACTCGGCATGGAAGGAGACGAACTTAAAACAATCCCCGTGGTATCCATGGCCCTCATACTTTCATGTGTAGTCGCTATATTAACTTTTATAATGGGACTGTACATGGGTCTGGCTGGCTCCTCAATACTATCACTGTTCAGTGGAATAATTCCAATAGCAGCTAATATGGCCGCAAATACCACCAACGCCACAGATATAGCCGCACTTCCAACTGGTGCAGGTATGGCAGCAATCTCTGGAATATGGGCTTTGTTCTGGATAATTATAATGCCAATAATTGCATTCATATTCAGCTTCATTGGATACGCACTGTTCGCACTATTCTACAACATAGTAATACCCAAAGTCGGGGGAATAAGACTAATATTCGCCGAAGCAGCCAATGGCTTTGAACTAACCAACATACCAGTTCTGCCTGCAGCAATCGCCCTATCAGTTGTATCTGCAATATTCGGGTTACTACAGGGATTGTTAAATCTGGCTCAGTTCAGTATGATGGGAGATGTTCTAGGAGGATTCATGATGTTAATCGTTCAGATAATATCCTCATTCATCATGACCTTCATCATAGTCGCCCTGGCCACACTAATCTACAACTTCCTGCAACCCAGAATTGGCGGAGTCAAACTGGTACTGGAATAAATCTCTAACCCAATTACCCTTTTTTTATTTTTTTATTGAAATAACAAAGAGATAACTAATTTTAAGGTAACTAATTAGATCAGCATTGAAAATAGAAGGATTATAAAATAATTATAATATTTTAGTAATCAAATTAGATAATATTGATGGATCAGTGTTTAATACACTATATAACTGGAGGTTAATACACATGGAAGAATTAAAAGAAATAAAATCTGTAGCCATTGTACCCTACACCCTGATGTCTTCCTCGATTTCAGCAGTAGTGGGTCTTATATATGCCTTAATATTAGTCATGGTGCTGGGGGTGGTGGCTGTTTTCCTACCCTCTGAAGCCAGCATCATCACCAGTATACTGATGACGTTATCCATAGCTCTTATCATTATTTTGCCAGTGGGAGGCTTTTTGCTAAGCATCTTATCTTCATTTCTCACTGCATTCATCTACAACCAGCTGGTTCCCCGCATAGGCGGTATTAAAATAGGGATAGTTGAAATGGAAGAAATCACATCAATATCTGTGATCCCAGCTTCACTGATGTTATCACTGCTTTACACCATTATAACTTTCCTGATAATGTTGATAGTTGCACCCATACTGGTTGTGGCTTTACAGGGCGCAGCACTAGCCGCAATAAGTACCAGTACTTCGGTAGCTGGGTTAGATGGTTTAGGTGCTCTTGGAATAATTGGGATTATAATAATGATAATTGGAGTTCCCATATTGGTCTTGGTGGCCACTTTCATATCCACTGCCATCATGGCCCTGGTTTACAACTTTTTAGCTCCTCAAATTGGAGGTGTTAAGTTGAAATTCGCTTCAATAAGGGAAAACATCTTTGAAATCAAAAAAATAGCACCAATCCCCGTGGCACTTATCGGGGCCGTGGTAGTTACCATTGTTAACTTCATATTTTCATTACCATCTCTGGCCATGTACTTCGCCACTTCCAACCCCTGGGGAGGGATTGGATACTTTTTAGGGAATACCATTGGAACTTTAGTCTTTACTTTCATAATCTACACGATTATGGCACTCCTTTACAACTTCTTAAGAAGTGTGATTGGCGGAGTAGAACTTGAACTGGAATAGATAGCTGGAAACTGGAATAATAATGGGATAAATAACTAATTTAACAGGTAATAATGGTTAAAAATCCTTGAACAATGTTGGATTTTTCCATACTAATTTTTTTTAGTGTGAAATGATAGATAATAATTTATATTTTAATAATCGAAATTCTAGGGAATTAGTATAAAAAAATAAAGGAAATACCATCATGACTTCTCACAAAATCAAATGTCGTAAAATTTCACGAGGCCACGTTACTGGAAGTGTGATCATTTCCCAGGAACCCCTGAGTTTTTTGGGTGGTGCTGATCCTCAGACTGGAAATATTACTGACCGTGAACACGATCTTTATCAGCAGAACATTAGTGGCAAAATCCTGGTGATCCCCTCTGGTAAGGGTTCCACTGTGGGATCCTATGTGATCTTCCAGATGGCTAAAAACAAAACTGCACCACTGGCCATCATTGCCCTAGAAGCAGAACCCATAATCGCCACTGGAGCCATAATGGCCAGCATCCCCATGGTTGATCAGCCAGAGGAAGATGTTCTGGAAATTTTGAAGGAAGGAGACCGGGTGGAAGTTGATGCTGATCATGGAATTATCAAGTTAAAAAAATAATATTATTTCATTGAAATAATAAAAATCATTTAAGGTAAAATTGATCAATAAGTGATAAAATAATATTATAACCTAATTAAAGCCCTTATGAATTAAATAAACTATTGAAAAATATTTATAGTTTAGGAAAGATAGTAAATGTAATATTTTCATGAATTATTTGCAATAATCTACCCTCACTAATAATAAATCGGAGGATCTATGCTCCTATTCTCCATCATATCCCTGATAATTTCAGTTAGCTGTTTATTCATGGGAAACTTCATTTACTACCGGAACCCCCATAACCAGCTGAATCAAGTGTTGGCTCTTTTCAGCCTTTTTATTGGATATTTAGCCTTCACTGATTTTGGAGGTACGTACGTAACAACTGCGGAACAGGCTTACTGGTGGATCAAAGCCGCTTTCCCCTGGATGTTCACAGCTTCTTTCTTTATTCACTTAGCCCTTTTATCCACCGAAAAGTTCAACATTTTATCCCGAAAAATAACCTATATTATAATATATCTTCCCTCTGCTATTTTAGCTATTATAAACCTCACCACCCCCTCAATCACCCAGGGAGTTCAGATGGGATACTGGGGATGGACTTACATTCCCGCTGACTCAGTTGCCTATTCACTGACACTGCTTTGGACATTATCGCTGGCTTTCATAAGTGCAATCCTGGTTCTGAATTATTATCTTAAATCATTAGGAATAAAACGTCAGCAAGCTAAATACATCTTCCTAGGAGTGTACCTACCCCTGATTTCAGGTGTGCTAACCGAATTCATCCTACCTTTCATGTCTCTCCCCGCACCAAGCATTCTTAACCTGCTTATGGCCCTGGGAATTGGCTTCATTGCATATGGGATCTGGAAATTCAAGTTACCCCAGCTGACATCTTCCATGATTTCCGATAGAATCCTCTCCACCATGTCAAACTTTCTTTTCTTACTGGATGAGGAAAGAAAAATCATTCACGTTAACTTTAAAGCCATTGAATTATCTGGTTACCGCGAAAGTGAACTACTGGGCCAACCATTGGATTTCGTTTTTCCCCACATAAATCGCTCTGATTCTTATTCAAAATCCCTTGAAAATCTTGAAACCTTTCTTAATTCAAAACAAAGGGAAATACCAGTATTAGCTTCCACATCCATAATTAAGACTGCTAAACATGATGTTTTAGGATTGGTATTGGTGGGTAGTGACATCAGCCAACTTAAAGAAGCTGAAAAAGAAAGGGATCGTTACCGGGAACATTTGGAGGAATTAGTGGAAGAAAGAACCAAAGAATTGGAAAAAACCAACAGAAAACTTAAAAAAGAGATTATTGCCCATGAAAAGGCCGAAGAAGAGCTTAAAGATTCCCTGGATGAGAAGGAGATACTGGTAAAGGAAATCCATCACCGGGTGAAAAACAATCTCATGATTATTTCCAGCCTCCTGAACCTTCAGTCACACTATATAACCGATGAAAAATCCCTAAACATCTTTAAAGAAAGTCAAAACAGAGCCAAATCTATGGCCTTAATTCATGAACGACTTTACCGGACTGACAGTATGAGAAGAATTGATTTCGATGATTATATCCATACATTGGCCACTGATCTCTTCCATATTTATCGTTTAGGTCCTGGAATAAATCTTACCCTTGATTTGGAGTCAGTTAAATTGGATGTTAACAGTGCCATTCCCCTTGGCCTCATAGTCAACGAACTAGTAACCAATAGTCTCAAATATGCATTTCCTGATGGTAAGGGAGAGTTATCCATTAAATTTAGGAGTCTTAATAGGGGAGATGAATTTGAACTGGTGATCAGTGATAATGGGGTGGGTTTCCCCCAAGACCTGGACTTCCGAAAGGTAGATTCTCTGGGGTTGCAGTTAGTGTGTAATTTAACCAACCAGTTGAATGGCACCATAGATTTGGACAATACCCATGGAACCATGTTCACAATTCGTTTCAAAGAATCAAAATATGCCAAATAAAATGATAATACCTGATTTTGTATAAATTAATGATAAATTAGCTTAGAAAATAGCACTATAGCACTTATCTATTTGAGAGTTAAACCAACTCTTAAAAAAAACTAATTTTTGGAAGATAAAAAAGAAAGTAAAAAAATTAAGAAAAAATTTAATTTAAAAAAAAATAATTTAATCTTCCACTTCTACTTTTTTACGGCCATTTTCCCTGATTTCAGCACCTATAAATCCTCCAACAACACCCAGAACTCCGCCTAGGAAGATAGAGAATAAAGTGATAAATAGACCTGCAATCAGAGTCATAGCACCGGCCACCATACCAACCTTAGTAAATAGAAGTCCTATTATGGCACTTAAAGCCCCAAAGCCAGCCATGAAGAGAATTCCTATGATGAGTCCACCTATAATTCCAGTTAACCCACCTTCAATTGGTGCGTCCTTTTTATCCCCACGTCCAATGTAGGTTGCCATTAAACCCCCAATTATAGGACCTAAAAAGAATAGGGGAAAGACAGAAATTGTTAAGACTATGGTTAAAACCGCATTGATAAGGGATCCCACAGCCACTGCTTTCCAATCTACCATTCATATCACTCCTTAATGCGTATTCCCTATTATATATCCCTGATTTATTTCATTATTATTTATTCATCATTATCTTCAGAAGAGGATGTTTCTTCAGAATCATCTTCCAATATTGCATCTACCGCCTGTTGTCTGGTCTTCATCACTGAACCTAGGATCCCACCACCAAGGCCTATAAGAATGTACACCGGTATAGAACCTAATGAATAGATGATTAGACCCCCTACTATCCTTTCAGAGAATCCTGAAATTGCATAGATTATTAGGACGTAGATTATTCCGGTGAAAAGTCCCATTAAAGCTCCGTGTACTGCCCCGATCTTAATGTTCTGGTTGGCCATGTATCCCACCACCACTCCAGCTATTATCAGGGCAATCACACCCCCCACTAAGGGGATAAACATTCCAAAAACAACAACCAGTACCACGGCCAGTACTGTTCCAATGAGAATAACTTTTTGATCGATCATGATTTTTACCTTCATATCTCCACTCATTTAGCAATATGAACCTTAGTATCTTGCCCTTAATAGTTAATGAATGTATTATATTATATTTTTTGAGTTTTGAGAAATATAGTTTTGCTAAAAAAATAGGGGAAATAAAATAAAAATTCTAATATATCTGATTTTGACTTTGTTTTTTATGCTTCTCCTTTTATCATGGCTCCAATGGCCCCGCCAATGGCCATCAGGATCATAACTCCAAAGAAGGCTATAAACAGGAATATTGAAGTCACTGTGGCCGCTGCGAATCCCAGTATGCCTAGAATTATGGTTCCAAATATGAGCATGAGTATGGACAGTACTATGGCTCCAAATAAACCAGATACTGCTCCGTTTGCCATACCATTACCGGCAGTTCCCCCCACCATGTAACCAACAACCATTCCAGCTAAGATGAGGCCAATAACCGAACCCACTGCAGGTATTATCACTGCGAAGATGGCTCCTAGAACTATGGATAAAATGAATCCTACAACTACTGCTCCCCATTCAATGTCCATTTTTTCACCTCTTATTTATGAAAAAAAATAAAAAAATAGAAAAATTTGGATTTTTCTATGCTTCTCCTTTAATTGCGGCTCCGATGGCTCCACCGATAGCACCGATAATTGCTTCAATTATGACTGCTATTATCAATGCTACTATGCCTACGCCTACTCCAGCTAATCCAGCCACTGCTCCACCGATAACCATTGCTAGGATTCCAACGATTATACCTGCTACAATCCCTACCAGTGCTCCGTGAATAGCTCCGTTTGCATAGCCTCCACCAACAGTGTAACCGACGTATATGGTTGCGATTAGATAAGCAATTATGCTCCATCCTGGAAGAACCATATCAATGATCAGTCCCAGTATTACTGCAATCACTAAACCAATTATAACTGGAGTCCATTTTACTTCTACCATAGTTTTCACCTCCCTCTAGTTCTAAAGTAAACATAACCTTAATTATTGAACCATGGTTTTAGCAGCATTGTATGCATCATACAAACCATAAAGCCAAACAACTACGAATAATATGAACGCAATGGTCCCTATAAAATAAATAGCAACCCATGATACCAATGCTAAGAAAAAAATTATGGCCCCCATCTTGGTTTTGCCAGCGTATATACTACCTATGCCAGGTAAGAAGAATGATATGACCACTGCTAACATTGGATTTGGCAAATTTCCCAACACTTCCCACCTCCCTTTAAATTAATACTAATTATATCATTTTATGTCATTAATATTTTTTTCCCTTAAATTTCCCATCCTTCATTAATCGAAACTAAAAATCAGTTGGATATCCCCAGTGAACATCAAATTACAAATCAATTTCTAAAAAAAACTATTGAAACTATTTCAATACAATATTATTCATGGTTCTCTCCATTTCCATACTTTTTTGAAAAAAAGATAAGAACTTAGAATACAAATATCAATACTATAGAAATTCACTTTATCACACTAGGTTAGGTGTCATTTTAAAATATTAAAGGACGGTGTCAAATGGTGTATTTCCTAATCCGTAACGGAACTCTAATCGATGGAAATGGTGGAAAACCTATAGAAAAAGCGGAAATTCTAATTAAAAACCATGAAATCATTGATTTAGGCGTTGAGGGTTCTTTGAAACTCCCCAGTGATAAGATCAAATACTTGGATGCCAGGGGCGGATTCATTCTCCCTGGTTTTATTGACTGTCATGTGCACATGATGTTCACGGGATTCCACTTTGAAGACCCTTTATTCACCCCATTATCCCTTTATTTTTACCAGGCCACTCTTAATCTCAAACGCACCCTGAATGCAGGGGTAACCACTGCACGGGATGCAGGTATGGCTGATTTCGGAGTGAAAAGTGCGTTGGAGCAGGGACTCATCACCGGCCCCAGGCTCCAGATTAGTGTAATGCCCCTATCTACCACTGGAGGTCATTTCGATTTTCATCATAAATCAGGTCACCAGGTTAAGACAACCTATCCCGGTCTTCCAGATTCAGTTTGCGACGGGGAAGAAGAGGTTAGGAAAAGAGTTCGTGAAGTTTTAAGGGCCGGTGCAGATGTGGTTAAGGTTATGGTAACCGGAGGAGTGATCAGTGCCAATGACAGTCCTGAGCATCCCCAGTTCACCGCCGGAGAACTGCAGGTGATGGTGGAA
This DNA window, taken from Methanobacterium subterraneum, encodes the following:
- the polC gene encoding DNA polymerase II large subunit, with translation MGYFETLEEGTAQAYEVAIEARKKGHDIETEPEIPLAKNLAERVEGLVGPPGIAKHIKELEEEMSREEVAFEVAREIVTSDEVMKADPGNKDQYKIKEEAADQAVRTALSILTEGVVAAPLEGIDRVAIKRNFDQSWYLAIYFTGPIRSAGGTASALAVLIADYIRLSMDLDIYKPTDREIERYVEEAELYESEVTNLQYSPSPDEVRSAAKHIPVEVTGEPTDQVEVSHRDLERVETNHLRGGALLALVEGVIQKAPKVLKYAKMLKIEGWDWLGDLSKTKKSDNNDGTDEESKGETPKVDDKYMRDIIGGRPVLAYPQTKGGFRLRYGRSRNTGLAAMGVHPATMEILEFLAVGTQMKIERPGKGNCVVPCDSIDGPIVKLRNGDVVNVDSVEEARKIRSQVVEIIYLGDMLVAFGEFLRNNHQLLPAGWCEEWWIQLLQKSANYNDGQEEELNQYLQERITARGAFDLSKQYQIPLHPDYTYFYHDVTRKDLNTLRSWLNHDIDDINIEEDLKVNIGPEKRILESLGVPHRIREGKIVLAQGDAYALLNTINQPLNTEDDISTLEALNQVSPVEIMAKAPTYLGGRVGRPEKTKERMMKPAPHALFPIGTNGGNRRNIVEAAKKGSITVDIARCKCTNPECGVGSMQAICPVCGARTVPTSSGKKRINVANLLRKAYKNAGVRKLDEIKGVQGMISEEKFPEPLEKGILRAKNGVYTFKDATIRHDSTDLPLTHFIPREIDVSPGKLREMGYTHDIKGEELKNDDQVVELRIQDLVISEACAEYLMRVSHFIDDLLKNFYEMEPFYNVKTKGDLVGHLAVGLAPHTSAGVLGRIIGFTKAAACYAHPYFHSAKRRNCDSDEDSVMLLMDALLNFSKVYLPSSRGGRMDAPLVLSSRIDPEEIDDESHNLDTMEMLPLELYQKTMENAKPADVVDMVDNVKKRLGKDEQYHGLIYSHETSSIHQGPKICLYKTLPTMKEKVNEQIRLAERIRAVDQKGVVEGVLNSHFLPDMAGNIRAFARQKVRCTKCNKKYRRIPLTGECTCGGNLILSISKGSVTKYLEISKELASRYPIDPYLVQRIELIESGINSLFESDRSKQSSLDVFL
- a CDS encoding preprotein translocase subunit Sec61beta, whose protein sequence is MAKKEKKYLPPSGAGLVRYFEEETKGPKLSPEQVIIMTVILAVFCIALRFSYT
- the purB gene encoding adenylosuccinate lyase; this translates as MAIHPIEFRYGTPEMKKVWEAENKLQKMLEVEAALAEAEAQMGLVPEEAAQEIRSKASTQYVTNERVAEIEKETNHDIASIVKALAEVCEGDAGEYVHFGATSNDIIDSSQSLLLRDSIEIIQEKITRLAKIVLKLADEHKKTVCIGRTHGQHALPTTYGMKFALWADELHRQYERLEECKERLCVGMMTGAVGTTAALGEDGLEIHLKVSEILGLPAALISNQVVQRDNHAEYLMALANLASTLDKIALEIRNLQRTEIKELGESFDPEKQVGSSTMPHKMNPITAERICGVSRVIKAYPAPALQNNALWHERDLTNSSSERIMLPEASILTDYILNLTVRLMEKLVFYPENIERNLNHTGGLIMAERFMAELTRKGMGRQSAYAVVRKCALEANKQGISLKDVVLQQEEIKDYLSLEEVDKIMDPHTYLGSSVQIVENVLEKSSQWF
- a CDS encoding DUF126 domain-containing protein — protein: MTSHKIKCRKISRGHVTGSVIISQEPLSFLGGADPQTGNITDREHDLYQQNISGKILVIPSGKGSTVGSYVIFQMAKNKTAPLAIIALEAEPIIATGAIMASIPMVDQPEEDVLEILKEGDRVEVDADHGIIKLKK
- a CDS encoding histidine kinase dimerization/phosphoacceptor domain -containing protein, with the translated sequence MLLFSIISLIISVSCLFMGNFIYYRNPHNQLNQVLALFSLFIGYLAFTDFGGTYVTTAEQAYWWIKAAFPWMFTASFFIHLALLSTEKFNILSRKITYIIIYLPSAILAIINLTTPSITQGVQMGYWGWTYIPADSVAYSLTLLWTLSLAFISAILVLNYYLKSLGIKRQQAKYIFLGVYLPLISGVLTEFILPFMSLPAPSILNLLMALGIGFIAYGIWKFKLPQLTSSMISDRILSTMSNFLFLLDEERKIIHVNFKAIELSGYRESELLGQPLDFVFPHINRSDSYSKSLENLETFLNSKQREIPVLASTSIIKTAKHDVLGLVLVGSDISQLKEAEKERDRYREHLEELVEERTKELEKTNRKLKKEIIAHEKAEEELKDSLDEKEILVKEIHHRVKNNLMIISSLLNLQSHYITDEKSLNIFKESQNRAKSMALIHERLYRTDSMRRIDFDDYIHTLATDLFHIYRLGPGINLTLDLESVKLDVNSAIPLGLIVNELVTNSLKYAFPDGKGELSIKFRSLNRGDEFELVISDNGVGFPQDLDFRKVDSLGLQLVCNLTNQLNGTIDLDNTHGTMFTIRFKESKYAK
- a CDS encoding DUF5518 domain-containing protein, producing MVDWKAVAVGSLINAVLTIVLTISVFPLFFLGPIIGGLMATYIGRGDKKDAPIEGGLTGIIGGLIIGILFMAGFGALSAIIGLLFTKVGMVAGAMTLIAGLFITLFSIFLGGVLGVVGGFIGAEIRENGRKKVEVED
- a CDS encoding DUF5518 domain-containing protein; translated protein: MKVKIMIDQKVILIGTVLAVVLVVVFGMFIPLVGGVIALIIAGVVVGYMANQNIKIGAVHGALMGLFTGIIYVLIIYAISGFSERIVGGLIIYSLGSIPVYILIGLGGGILGSVMKTRQQAVDAILEDDSEETSSSEDNDE
- a CDS encoding DUF5518 domain-containing protein, yielding MDIEWGAVVVGFILSIVLGAIFAVIIPAVGSVIGLILAGMVVGYMVGGTAGNGMANGAVSGLFGAIVLSILMLIFGTIILGILGFAAATVTSIFLFIAFFGVMILMAIGGAIGAMIKGEA
- a CDS encoding DUF5518 domain-containing protein, whose translation is MVEVKWTPVIIGLVIAVILGLIIDMVLPGWSIIAYLIATIYVGYTVGGGYANGAIHGALVGIVAGIIVGILAMVIGGAVAGLAGVGVGIVALIIAVIIEAIIGAIGGAIGAAIKGEA